The proteins below come from a single Asterias rubens chromosome 9, eAstRub1.3, whole genome shotgun sequence genomic window:
- the LOC117294296 gene encoding spectrin alpha chain, non-erythrocytic 1-like → MEEPCSPIVSDEMTRADTLSFSISRILSKPCIKTGKTLSITRDARCAVDSAVHPHHQVYYARSASPLSSNPSVSSSTSSSVGPLQQSVPGLSPSSTAHDEFGTVLRVPAHRPMALPFSSMFPWMESRRLIMILVEKTNADWWSIRKSSGDEGFVPANYVKETQPRIVKKKVQKRVKVPEKVKVKKTKTRREMVRTKKVRGKGASLSRSSSLRRSNHFDKENIELRQQGIDGTYKRLQKLAVARRRYLEDAIKLFSFYRECDEFEVWIKEKEKILKKRETLSERVEASRRKFENLLTDLVANQGRIDRINKMADEFVRTGHSKQADVRKRQKEINDQWERLMKLKEEKEKMLEGASSIELYNHSWGECKEWIMDKFHALSSYDPGKDTQSVQDLQRKHENLQRELAPVQEKLRKLGLLAKAVKTSYPNEGDHIDQRQNEIRELWDTLEAKAAERRAQLEQSRDISRFHHETKELVSVFKCTSVAVNYYISNLSTVGTEGYQSIPS, encoded by the exons ATGGAGGAGCCGTGCAGCCCGATTGTCTCGGACGAAATGACCCGTGCGGATACCCTGTCGTTCAGCATCAGCCGGATCTTGAGTAAACCTTGCATTAAGACCGGGAAAACTTTATCCATCACGAGGGACGCCCGCTGTGCCGTGGATTCGGCGGTTCATCCCCACCACCAGGTGTACTACGCCCGCTCCGCATCCCCGTTATCTTCGAACCCGTCGGTGTCTTCTTCGACTTCTTCGTCGGTGGGGCCGTTGCAGCAGAGCGTACCGGGGCTGAGCCCGTCCTCGACGGCACATGATGAGTTTGGGACGGTACTCCGTGTGCCGGCACATCGGCCGATGGCTTTACCGTTCAGCAGCATGTTCCCGTGGATGGAGAGTAGGCGGCTT ATCATGATTCTTGTTGAGAAAACCAATGCTGATTGGTGGAGCATCCGTAAATCATCAGGTGATGAAGGCTTCGTACCGGCTAATTATGTCAAGGAAACCCAACCAAGGATTGTTAAGAAGAAAGTACAGAAACGAGTCAAGGTACCAGAGAAGGTGAAAGTGAAGAAGACAAAGACGAGACGAGAGATGGTTCGGACTAAGAAAGTGAGGGGTAAAGGAGCGTCGTTGTCTAGAAGCTCAAGTT TAAGACGAAGTAACCACTTTGACAAGGAGAACATTGAGTTAAGACAGCAAGGTATTGATGGCACGTACAAACGTCTTCAGAAACTGGCCGTAGCTCGGAGACGCTATCTTGAAGATGCCATCAAGTTGTTCTCATTTTACAGAGAATGTGATGAATTTGAAGTATGGATCAAAGAGAAG GAAAAAATCCTCAAGAAACGAGAGACGTTATCTGAGCGAGTCGAGGCTTCAAGACGCAAGTTTGAGAATCTCTTGACTGACCTTGTTGCGAATCAAGGACGTATTGACCGGATCAATAAGATGGCAGATGAGTTTGTACGGACTGGACACAGCAAGCAAGCTGATGTAAGAAAGAGACAGAAAGAGATTAATGACCAGTGGGAGAGATTGATGAAACTTAAAGAGGAAAAGGAGAAGATGCTCGAAGGAGCTTCAAG CATTGAATTGTACAACCATTCTTGGGGTGAATGCAAGGAGTGGATAATGGATAAGTTCCATGCCCTGTCTTCTTATGATCCTGGTAAAGACACACAGTCTGTGCAAGACCTTCAACGCAAACATGAAAACCTACAGAGAGAATTAGCACCAGTCCAGGAGAAACTCAGGAAACTTGGGCTGCTCGCAAAAGC GGTGAAAACCTCCTATCCAAATGAAGGTGATCATATTGACCAACGACAGAACGAGATCAGGGAATTATGGGATACCTTAGAAGCTAAAGCAGCAGAGAGACGAGCCCAGTTGGAACAGAGTCGGGATATCAGTCGATTCCATCATGAGACCAAGGAATTGGTAAGTGTCTTCAAATGTACATCAGTAGCAGTAAATTATTACATCAGTAATCTGAGCACAGTTGGAACAGAGGGATATCAGTCGATTCCATCATGA